The Eubacterium maltosivorans genome includes the window CTTGAAAACAGAAGGGCGCCTGAGTATAATAAAATCAAACATCTGTAAAAGCAGAGAGGAGAGGAAAAATGTTTAAGAGGAAAAGACATTGTCTGAGCCAAAGTATCACAGCCCTTGCGCTGGCGTTGATGCTTGTTATCGGAGCGATGCCCATAACGCCGGCTTTTGCTCAGGTGGCAGAAGCCACTGGAGCAGCTCAGGAAGGGACAGAAGCCCTGGAAGAAAACACAGCGCCGGCCGCGGCGGATATAGAAACGGTTATTCCCGCGGCGGAAAACGCGCCGAAAAACCTGACCGTTCTCCACACCAACGACATGCACGGCGCGCTGGTCAGCAGCGGCACCAGCACCATTGGGGCGGACGAGACCGCTGGTGTTCGGGAGGCCACCGAAAAAGCTGAAAATACCCTGCTGGTGGACGCCGGAGATGCAACTCAGGGCGGTACCCTGGCCGCGCTGAGCCAGGGCGCGGATGTCATTACTCTGATGAACGCGGCAAAATACGACGCCATGGTCCTTGGCAACCATGAATTTGATTACGGGCAGGACGTTCTGCTTGAAAATGTGAGAAACGCGGATTTTCCTGTGTTGTCCGCCAATACGGTTTATAAGGATACCGGCCGGCCTATCCTGGAGGGCATTCCCTACGCGGGCGGCACCCAGACCAACAACGGCCAGTATACCATCATTGAAAGAGACGGCGTAAAAATCGGGATTTTTGGCGTCACTACGCCTGAAACCGCCACCAAGACCAACCCGAAGGGAATTGAGGGCATTGCCTTTAACCCCGTAGAGCCTGTGGCCCGGGAGATGATTGCCACCCTGAAGGCCCAGGGCGCAGAGGTCATTATCTGTCTGGCCCATCTGGGCGTGGACCCGTCCACCAGCAAAGAAAACAGCAGCGTCGGCCTGGCCGAAGCCCTCGGCGCCGGCAGCGGGCTGGATATGATCATTGACGGCCACAGCCACACTGTCTATTCAGAAGTAGAACCCCAAAGTGGCATTTTGATCGAGCAGACTGGCAGCAGCTCCAAAAACATCGGTAAGATCAATGTGACAATGGACAACGGCACAAATACTGTTTCCGGTAAGCTCATCGACGCGGAGACCGCTTTTAAGGTTTATAATCCAGACCCTGCAGTGACTGCCCTGGCAGACCAGCTTGTGGCTGCCAATGAGGAAAAACTAAAGCCCGTCATTGGCAATACCCGCACCGCTCTGTGGGGAGGCTGGGTTGGCAGCAGTAACATCGCACGAGTCGGAGAGATCAATCTGGGCAGCCTCATCGCAGACGCTATGGCCCAGGAGGCAAGGGAGCTGCTGGCCAGCGACGCGTACAAGGACAGCCCCTATAAAAATCTGCCCATCGTAGCGCTGGAAAACGGCGGCGGTGTGCGGGCCACCATCAAGCGGGGCGCCATCACTGTGGGCGACAGTATCAACGTCCTGCCCTTTGGCAATACCCTGGCCTTTAAAGAGGTCACACCGGCCATTTTGTACGAAGCCATGGAAAACGGTGTGAGCAAGGTAGTCTCCCAGGACCCGGAAACCGGGCTGATATCCGGACAGGGAGGCTGTTTTCCCCAGATCAGCGGCATGTCCTTTACCTATGATCCCGGAAAGCCCCCGAGAGATACTCAGGCAGGCGAGGAAGGCAGCCGGGTGACCGCCATATATCTGGACGGCAGCAGTGAGCCGCTGAGCCGGGATGACACCACCACAAAAATCGTCCTCTGCTCCAACGATTACGAGATCGCCGGCGGCGACGGTTACAGTATGCTGGTGGGTCTGCCCAGTGTGGGTGAGGGCGGAAGCCTGGAGGAAGTGTTCCGCGATCACCTGACCAGGCTGACTGCAGAGGGCGGCGGCAGCTTCCTGGCACCTCCCTCACAGGGAAGAATCCAGACTGCAGGCGCTTACGAGCCCAAGCCTTACGCGGTTTCGATTAAAGTGACAGGCCCCGCCGAGATGGGCAGCCTGGCCGGAAAAACCGTCGAGTATCAGGTCGATGGCGGTGCTGTTCAGACCGGTGTTCTGGATGGAGACGGCGCGCTGGTATTTGACCTTCTTCCAGACGGCCCCCATGGCATCCGGATCGGAGATGCCGACGATGTGCTGGTCAATAATTACAGCGGCGACATTGCGGTGAATGCGGAGGTGAAGGAAAAACTGACCATCAACGAGACACCGCAGCCGCAGCCAAAACCGGAGCCAGAGCCTGTAAAGCCTGAAACGCAGGAGAAAGCAGAGGCGCTTAACCCGCATACCGGGACGGCAGCCAATGCACGTCAGGCCGGCGGCGCGGCCCTGGTCCTGGCGTTTGTGACCACTGCGGTGGCAGCCGGCGCGTGGAAACAGCGCAGACAAAAGGCCGGTTGATGCTGTGAGTCAAAATCCAACCCGTATCACGGCGATACGGGTTGGCGTTTTGGGAAGTAATAAAACGTTACGTCCCGGTTTGTATAAAACTTGACACTTAAAAAAAACTGTGCTATCTTATTAAGCAGAGTGAGCAGAAAAAGCCTCACGAAGGGGTACACCACCGCGGGTGTAGAACTTCGTGAGGCTTTTTTTGCTTTTTTAATTTAAGGAGGAAAAGGATGATCACAGTGAATGACAAAACCTGTCCCTGTACAGACGGTCTGTGCTTGAAGGCCTTTTTAGATCAGTCGGGCTATGAGCACAGCCGGGTGGCCGTAGAGCTGAACGGTGAAATTGTACCAAAGGATGCCTATGAGACCAGAACGTTAAAAGACGGAGACCGAATGGAGATCGTCTGCTTTGTGGGCGGTGGCTGAGATGTGGATAAGGCTGAATGGAAAGGGCTATGAAACAAAGGCGGAGAGCCTGTACGCGCTCTGCAGAGAGCTGGGGTTTACCAGTGAAAACCGGGTGGTGATCCTGAATGGCTACCAGAGCGGCGAAGATATCCCTTTACATAAGGGAGACGTGATAACCACCATCGAGAAAGGGAAACTGCCGCCAGAGGACTGCCTGGAGGAAATGCTCTGTGCCCGCCACACGCCTGGCGTGCATGAAAAGGTCAGGAAGGCCCGGGTGGCTGTGGCTGGCCTTGGCGGACTTGGCTCAAACATTGCCCTCGGTCTGGCGCGCACCGGTGTGGGAACCCTGCATCTGGTGGACTTTGACGTGGTGGAGCCCAGTAACCTGAACCGGCAGCAGTACCGGGTCAGCCATCTGGGTATGGCCAAGGCCGAGGCGCTGAAGCAGGAGATCGCCGAGGTCAATCCCTTTGTGCGGGTGGTGGCTGAGACACTGCGGGTAACCAGGGAGAACGCTCCAGCGCTTTTTAAAGAGGACCCCATTGTCTGCGAGGCCTTTGACAACCCCGAGGCCAAGGCAATGCTGGTGAATACCCTGCTTACGCAGTGCCCGGAAAAGGCCCTTGTGGCGGCGTCGGGCATGGCGGGATACGGGAGCGGCAACCAGATCAAAACGCGCCGTGTGATGGAAAACTTTTACCTTTGCGGGGATGGGGAAACCGCAGCCGAGCCAGGCTGCGGCCTAATGGCACCGAGGGTTGCCATCTGCGCCGGACATCAGGCCAATACAGTATTGAGATTAATTTTAGAATGCAAAACAGTATAAAGGAGACAAACAACATGGAAAACAAAGACCAGCTTATGATTGGCGGACACGCCTTTTCATCCCGTTTTATTCTGGGCTCGGGAAAATACTCCCTGGAGCTTGTAAGCGCCGCGGTGGAGAAAGCCGGGGCGGAGATCATCACTCTGGCGCTGCGCCGGGCCAATACAGGCGGAACCGACAATATCCTCGATTATATTCCGAAAGGGGTAACCCTGCTGCCCAACACCTCAGGGGCGAGAAACGCCGGAGAGGCGGTGCGGATCGCCCGGCTGGCGCGGGAGATGGGCTGCGGGGATTTTGTAAAAATTGAAGTTATCCATGACACCCGGTATCTGCTGCCAGATAATTATGAAACCGCCTGTGCCACAGAGGTCCTGGCAAAGGAAGGCTTTGTAGTTATGCCCTACATGTATCCAGACCTCAACGCCGCCCGGGATATGCAGAACGCCGGAGCCGCTGCCGTCATGCCCCTGGGTTCGCCCATCGGCTCCAATAAGGGCATCTGTACCCGCGAGTTTATTCAGATTCTCATCGACGAAATCGACCTGCCCGTTATCGTGGACGCAGGCATTGGCAGGCCCTCACAGGCCTGCGAGGCCATGGAGATGGGCGCAGCCGCCGTCATGGCCAACACAGCCATCGCCACCGCGGGCGATATTCCGGCCATGGCAGAGGCCTTTAAAAAGGCCATAGAAGCCGGCCGCGCCGCTTACCTTTCCGGCATGGGACGGGTATTGGAAACCGGCAGTGCTGCCTCATCACCCCTGACCGGATTTTTACAGGAATAGGAGGGCAAGATGAAGGAACGAATCGACCATATGACCTGCCTGCCTGGCATGGAGGATATTGGCTCTGAGCTCATGGACCAGGTGCTAGCCGCAGTGGACGCCTTTGATTATGAGGCCTTCACCGGGGAGGATGTCCGCCGGGCGCTGCAGAAGGCCACGCTGAAACCAGAGGATTTTGCGGCGCTGCTGTCACCGGCGGCCATGCCTTATTTGGAGGAAATGGCGCAGCGGGCACAGCTTGAGACCCGCAGGCACTTCGGCAATTCCATCAATCTGTTCACACCGCTTTACATTGCGAATTACTGCGAGAACTACTGCATTTATTGCGGCTTTAACTGCCATAATAAGATACACCGCGCCCGGTTGAACCCAGAAGAGATCGAGCGGGAGATGCAGACCATTGCAGCTACCGGACTGGAGGAAATCCTGCTGTTGACCGGTGAGAGCCCAAAGATGTCCAATGTGGAATACATTGGAGAGGCCTGCAGGATCGCGCGAAAATATTTTAAGGTGGTAGGTTTGGAGGTTTACCCAATGAACACAGAGGATTACAGGTATCTGCACGACTGCGGGGCAGATTTTGT containing:
- a CDS encoding thiazole synthase, yielding MENKDQLMIGGHAFSSRFILGSGKYSLELVSAAVEKAGAEIITLALRRANTGGTDNILDYIPKGVTLLPNTSGARNAGEAVRIARLAREMGCGDFVKIEVIHDTRYLLPDNYETACATEVLAKEGFVVMPYMYPDLNAARDMQNAGAAAVMPLGSPIGSNKGICTREFIQILIDEIDLPVIVDAGIGRPSQACEAMEMGAAAVMANTAIATAGDIPAMAEAFKKAIEAGRAAYLSGMGRVLETGSAASSPLTGFLQE
- the thiS gene encoding sulfur carrier protein ThiS produces the protein MITVNDKTCPCTDGLCLKAFLDQSGYEHSRVAVELNGEIVPKDAYETRTLKDGDRMEIVCFVGGG
- the thiF gene encoding sulfur carrier protein ThiS adenylyltransferase ThiF translates to MWIRLNGKGYETKAESLYALCRELGFTSENRVVILNGYQSGEDIPLHKGDVITTIEKGKLPPEDCLEEMLCARHTPGVHEKVRKARVAVAGLGGLGSNIALGLARTGVGTLHLVDFDVVEPSNLNRQQYRVSHLGMAKAEALKQEIAEVNPFVRVVAETLRVTRENAPALFKEDPIVCEAFDNPEAKAMLVNTLLTQCPEKALVAASGMAGYGSGNQIKTRRVMENFYLCGDGETAAEPGCGLMAPRVAICAGHQANTVLRLILECKTV
- a CDS encoding bifunctional metallophosphatase/5'-nucleotidase, which translates into the protein MFKRKRHCLSQSITALALALMLVIGAMPITPAFAQVAEATGAAQEGTEALEENTAPAAADIETVIPAAENAPKNLTVLHTNDMHGALVSSGTSTIGADETAGVREATEKAENTLLVDAGDATQGGTLAALSQGADVITLMNAAKYDAMVLGNHEFDYGQDVLLENVRNADFPVLSANTVYKDTGRPILEGIPYAGGTQTNNGQYTIIERDGVKIGIFGVTTPETATKTNPKGIEGIAFNPVEPVAREMIATLKAQGAEVIICLAHLGVDPSTSKENSSVGLAEALGAGSGLDMIIDGHSHTVYSEVEPQSGILIEQTGSSSKNIGKINVTMDNGTNTVSGKLIDAETAFKVYNPDPAVTALADQLVAANEEKLKPVIGNTRTALWGGWVGSSNIARVGEINLGSLIADAMAQEARELLASDAYKDSPYKNLPIVALENGGGVRATIKRGAITVGDSINVLPFGNTLAFKEVTPAILYEAMENGVSKVVSQDPETGLISGQGGCFPQISGMSFTYDPGKPPRDTQAGEEGSRVTAIYLDGSSEPLSRDDTTTKIVLCSNDYEIAGGDGYSMLVGLPSVGEGGSLEEVFRDHLTRLTAEGGGSFLAPPSQGRIQTAGAYEPKPYAVSIKVTGPAEMGSLAGKTVEYQVDGGAVQTGVLDGDGALVFDLLPDGPHGIRIGDADDVLVNNYSGDIAVNAEVKEKLTINETPQPQPKPEPEPVKPETQEKAEALNPHTGTAANARQAGGAALVLAFVTTAVAAGAWKQRRQKAG
- the thiH gene encoding 2-iminoacetate synthase ThiH, which gives rise to MKERIDHMTCLPGMEDIGSELMDQVLAAVDAFDYEAFTGEDVRRALQKATLKPEDFAALLSPAAMPYLEEMAQRAQLETRRHFGNSINLFTPLYIANYCENYCIYCGFNCHNKIHRARLNPEEIEREMQTIAATGLEEILLLTGESPKMSNVEYIGEACRIARKYFKVVGLEVYPMNTEDYRYLHDCGADFVTVFQETYNSDKYETLHLAGPKRIFPYRFNTQERAVRGGIRGVGFAALLGLDDFRKDAFATGMHAYLLQRRYPHAEIAFSCPRLRPIINNDKINPKDVHEPQLLQIITAYRLFMPFASITISSRECARFRDNIIKIAATKISAGVDVGIGGHSGEARGDEQFEIDDGRTVEEIYSMILSENLQPVMSEYIYV